The Kozakia baliensis genome includes a region encoding these proteins:
- a CDS encoding acyl carrier protein, producing the protein MSEIADKVKKIVVEHLGVDESKVTPDASFIDDLGADSLDTVELVMAFEEAFSVEIPEDAAEKISTVKDAIDYIEKQKAA; encoded by the coding sequence ATGAGCGAAATCGCTGATAAGGTTAAGAAGATCGTCGTTGAGCACCTCGGTGTCGACGAGAGCAAAGTGACGCCGGATGCGTCTTTCATCGACGATCTGGGCGCTGACAGCCTGGACACGGTCGAGCTGGTGATGGCGTTCGAAGAAGCGTTCAGCGTCGAAATCCCGGAAGACGCGGCTGAGAAAATCTCCACCGTCAAGGACGCGATCGACTACATCGAAAAGCAGAAAGCCGCTTGA
- the fabG gene encoding 3-oxoacyl-[acyl-carrier-protein] reductase — MFSLEGKTALITGASGGIGAAIARALHRQGATVVLSGTRESALSELAQELGERAHVCVANLSDAAEADALVGKAEEAAGQPLDILINNAGLTRDGLAIRMRDSDWSQVISVDLESPFRLCRAALKGMLRRRSGRIVSIASIVGVTGNGGQANYAAAKAGMIGMSKSLAQEAGSRGVTVNVVAPGFVETAMTNVLPDVQREKLLGSIPLGRMGQPDDIAAAVVYLASNEASWVTGTTMHVNGGMAMP, encoded by the coding sequence ATGTTTAGCCTCGAAGGCAAGACGGCGCTCATTACGGGCGCATCCGGCGGAATCGGGGCCGCCATCGCGCGGGCTCTGCACCGCCAGGGCGCAACTGTTGTTCTGTCGGGAACGCGGGAAAGCGCGCTTTCTGAGTTGGCGCAGGAATTGGGAGAGCGAGCGCATGTTTGCGTCGCGAATCTGTCCGATGCCGCCGAAGCGGATGCGTTGGTCGGTAAGGCGGAGGAAGCGGCGGGACAACCGTTGGATATTCTCATCAATAATGCGGGCCTCACGCGGGATGGTCTTGCCATCCGTATGCGAGATTCGGATTGGTCTCAGGTGATCTCGGTCGATCTGGAATCGCCGTTCCGGCTGTGCCGGGCGGCGCTGAAGGGCATGTTGCGTCGTCGTTCCGGGCGTATCGTCAGCATTGCTTCCATCGTGGGCGTGACGGGCAATGGCGGCCAGGCGAATTACGCCGCCGCCAAAGCAGGCATGATCGGCATGAGCAAATCGCTGGCGCAGGAAGCCGGATCGCGCGGTGTGACGGTGAACGTCGTGGCGCCGGGCTTCGTCGAAACGGCGATGACGAACGTTTTGCCGGACGTGCAACGCGAAAAACTCTTGGGATCGATACCGTTAGGTCGTATGGGTCAGCCGGATGACATTGCCGCCGCCGTGGTCTATTTAGCATCGAATGAAGCGTCCTGGGTTACGGGTACGACGATGCATGTCAATGGCGGCATGGCGATGCCGTAG